The Choristoneura fumiferana chromosome Z, NRCan_CFum_1, whole genome shotgun sequence DNA window aaaaattgcagttcctgcgggatagcggtaaacgaattctacgcggacggagtcgggggcaacagctagtcgAATTATAAAATGGGATGAATCGGAGCTGTTTAACTTAGTATTGATTATTATTCTACACCTTTCAATTCTTATCTTACTGTTTGTAATAATTGGGTTATTCATTTAGATTTTCAACTGCCTTACTTTAGTTGTCACATTTTTTACAGATTGGATGTAGATTTTAATAGCAtggcccgacatgctcttgaccggtttttttctCAATTTCGATAGTGGTGTATTCGAGAGTGATTTTAACTCCGTTCTCCGTTATTCCAGTTCGGAGCGCGCGAAGGTCCGCGTGTCGTTCTACCAGGGCGCGCGCCCGCAGTGCCTgtcgccgccgcccgcgccggaCTCGCACGCGCTCTACGCCGAGCTGCTCTCGGCCGCCACCACCGTCGACATGGCCGAACACGCCGAATACAACAGACAAATCAGGTACATACACTATAAACACAaagttttaagggttccgtagtcaactaggaacccttatggtttcgccatgtctgccgtctgtccgtctttctgtctgtccgcggctaagttcagagaccgttagtactagaaagctgtaatttgtcatgaatatacctacatatcagtcacgccgacagtggtaaaaaaactaaaaaaaaaatttgtagtgtacctcccatagacgtaaactggggtgtttttttttctcgactaaccctattgtgtggggtatcgttggataggtatctTAAAATCATTGGGGTGGTTGccagctctggttgagttcaaaacgcgtcagtgtagtgtggtgatggtgatagattggtttgtgtgatttgtgtgattacagtgtggaggtggagggactgcatgaacacacatttcttgcataaacgtagctatcattgATAAGGTCGCGGACGccaagtaattgtttcagttcattgatatggacctctgcaaagtaatatctaattcaataaattgaagttttagttcattatctTAATTTGACATCGTGattaaacatcgtgaggaaacctgcacaaacctgcgaagcgattcaatggtgcgtgcgaagttcccaatccgcactgggcccgcgtgggaactatggcccaagccctcttgttctgagaggaggcctgtgcccagcagtgggacgtatataggctgggatcaaTCTTAATTTGACCGCGCCGAAATGTATCAAATCCAAAAATAATAAGTGAGCTTATTGGGAATCATAACAGGGACTGTAAGACAGAAAGAGATCGCATTGCTTTCTTAGTACATACCGCTTGTATGTACTATACTCGTGTCTATTCTGTGGTACCGCGCTGTAGTTTCAAACTTTACTACATTTTTTCGATGCGAAGACATACTAAACTTATGCTCGTTGCTTGTTGTAGGTTTTGTTCTTAAGACGTAATAAATATCGATATATTACGAGTATGCACCTACACCCTACATAGGTTCACGATCCGTACACTCGCTCTCCACTCTCCTGTACTGTGTACAGTTCACTCCTCGGTATCTCCTGTATTTATTACACCTGCgtaaagccgcattcacattttatctgtcgtgttgtgttatCATGCTCTCCatccctctctctctctatagctttgacGCGACACAACAAGCCGTTATAACATACTGCAtcgataaatgtgaacgcaacgacaaaccgataccgttctgatgcgtcacgacacaacacgacagataaatgagAACCGCGCCGCGCTTACTATGCCAAATAACGAGTAAGCACTATGTAATTCTCAGAGCTTACATTGAGGTCGTAGTAAACGTATGTTTAATGTTTGAACGTATTGTTGGAATGAGTGGTCGTGTCTCTCTATATCGGTAGAATATAATGTCTATGCTAATGAGCCCCGTATGCCCCATAATGCCAGTTTCTATGAACTCGGTCGCAGCGCCACCTGCCGGGACCAAAAGTGTATCTTAGCGATCCTGGGGTACACCACGAAAAATTCGTCGATAAAAttgatacagccgtttatgagCAAACACAAGCTTATGTCTTGTGTTCTTGACAAAAGCAGAGTTCAAGGAACACCTTTTGACCCCATTggagtaggtataggtacgttTGTAGCTATATCATGCATTTTTGTTAACGGATATTCATCAGTTTatctttctaaaataaaaaaagatgagACACCTGTTGGAACGAAATAGAAACACTGTTTATGGCCCATTATCTAGTTCGCTCAATTGTATCATGACAATGCGAAATGTACGAAAAACAATGACAACGAAATGAGGAAAGGCAAGAAGTGATGATGGATGACTGTATTTCTTTGATACTTTTATGATCTAGGTTTATAAAACGTCCGATTAAAGAATTACCAATAGTCATCTGAATAGCCCCTGCATGGAACCAGCATTTGAATTTGTCTGACAACGCATTACAGTCACGACTGTAACAAGAAGTATTAGATAAAAAGCGGCTAGAAATCGACCAGCTTTCAAAGTTACTCCAAAAAGAAGTAAGCTTTATCAGCGACACATCTACACTACAGTGGAGTAACTACGCGAAACTTCTAAAATGATGAAAAAACGTAGTTACCTCCTTTGATACCTAGGTATCCCGAAACGGGAGCGCATCACAATTAAAAACAACAATGCGCAGCCATACTCCATTGTCCGACTTTGTTAAACATACAAACTATTGAATGGGTTATTTGAAACTTAACTTGtccacatacgagtacatattaaatctatactcgtacctactgcTTATATGCAAAAAGCAAGGATCGTCCATGGCCAAATATATTTCGTATTTATAAGTAATGAACCATAATAGTGAAACTGCGTCATGCTAAATCAATCTTACAGAATTTTAACGACATTTTCACACTCGAAAATCAGTTAAGCTATTGAAGCGTAGGTTGTGCCAGTTGTGTTAACAATGAGTAATTGCAGTCACATAATGTTCTATGTTCAATAAACTCAACACAAACTTAtttacagtacctgggcgaccgggCTTAAACTCGGTATCCGCGTATTCCCAGTGATAAGACCAACTTAGATTGATTTTTcacccccgaaaacccctacataccaaatttcatcgaaatcgttgaggccgtttccgagattcccgatatatatatatatatatatattgctcgtttaaaggtattagatgttTTAAATTGCGTTACTTTTGACTTCTTCGTTGTACCTACTCTGGAATATTCGCGTACTTATTTTTTCAAGCTAGAGTAACAAAATACGGTCTAAATTTTGTGTCAACAAAATAATAGGCCTAGTTTCATTCAACGCACGCGCCTCATTGCGCGGTAAACATGTACTCGTACTATTGATATCATTCAAACGTATTAATAGTGAAGTGAGTACCGTGATATTTGCAGAACCATTGAAAACAAAGAAATTGTGTGCTTTTTGCAGGAGACGCGAAAAGTCGCGGTGATACTGGGAGgatataatcaaaataaaatttctatGAACTATGCTATTCGTAATttcgtagaagaacgagggtcaccgacatagccaagcgattTAGCTCGTTGAAGACCGTCCCTTAGTGTATCTGTACACCCTAAACACTTAATATTTGTGTTTTAGCACGGAGAGCGGTTGGGACAACCCGTTCCGCCCCGACGGCGACCTATCGCGCGAGGCCGACGAGATCGTCTCGCTGATCAAGGGCGGGAAGCCCATCACGCCCACGCCCACGGCTACGCCGCAGTTGGCCGTCTGCGAGGAAGACGAAAAGGACCACGCTAACAACGTCAGCGTAAGTCGCACTGTACACTCACACAACGAAAATGTAAAGCCAGTTGCCTCATTCATAATTTAGCGGAGATCTATACTACTTCATACTCGTATAGGTGTGCTACGAGAGTTGAAGTACACACGCTAAACACAACtaaaaaaagaactgattgcacaaaagaagaataaatgaataaggggctgtttcaccatctattgattagtgttaactgacggttaaatgtgacgccgtctccgtctattcgaacaaaacaaatagagatggcatcacatttaaccatcagttaacactaatcaatggatggtgaaacagcccttaaatgtcaaaataccataaactaaatgtttagacGAACAGACCTTGCTTGACAGCGTGACCGAAAGTGAGATATGAGCCTGTCAgtgtaaatttgtaaatgtcTGTGTGGGTTTTAGAGTTGCCCTCACTGTTAAATATGAGTTGTCGATAACCATCGGTACCGTATCCCAGGTAGATATCCCCGTATATCCGGTATCGGCATAAAATATAGGTAAGGTACACAGTACAGGTAAATCTTAAGGGCTGTTGcagtaaagtaggtactagaaacttcataaacatagctaaaataaaaataaatgccaGAAAATATCTGTCACTCCCACTCATGTCACTCGTCGTTAACTTTACACAAGacagttaggtacctatattcgtATGTCGAGAGTGTAAATATAGCTTACTATACAACACACTTACTATACACCACAGGTTTCTTGTGAGACTCCCACCCTATTCGATTCAAAATTCTGATTTCTGATCCACTTATCTTTGATCACTGGATTGACAGGAAAACTggaagttttttaaatattttttgttatggtGGCCActctaatacctacctactctgtgaaagtttcaagtATACCTATTTGCGGTTCCAAAGATACAGCTCTGCGATtgacgcacagacagacagacagagggaggaggcttagtaatagggtcccgtttggcaccatttgggtacggaaccctaaaaacaaaacactgaatttttttttgtaaagaaatagttattattttatttacttaaaatcattaaattctcaataagttaagttaagttttacttttattttctcaatttttttaatcGGAGAAAAGCAGCTACAAGTTTTGGTACAAAACTTTATTGGAAGAATATCCATATaggtatcgataaaaaatattcaaactctACGCGGTTAGTGCTCAAGTTCACGGATACAGTATATTTTCatttaacacataattattagaaatcaagccatatttatgaaatagacTGTTTACCGCTTCATATTAGCATATTACTCgtaataagtaaatttaagaATACATCAAATTAAATGATGAGttatgaaaatggtacttgtacAATCATATTTACCTGTGAAATGCATATTTATTTGGGTGACTGCAGTAGTTTATATCACAACTCAACACAGAACACAACACCATTCTGGAATCGTTccgttttatgcaaaaaatcgaAAGGATTGcagaaaaaatacacaaaacaaATACGACGAAAATTTTGACAGGAGGCTAAAGGAGGCTAACTGATTCAAAACGGGTCACgctgtcatttttattttatctcttttaCACACATAGCTTATGCCGTAAGGATCGGTTTCTTCACTCGCACCACTGTTGGTCTATTTACGCTAGTAATATGAGGTTTAtgcaaaatcctgctgtcattacacgacatgttgtagctgtgtatgtaatcattcacttcaactcttgtgACACTACCTATTATACAGGATGTCACAAATATTGTCATTAAACCTGATTAGCATTACACAGCCAAATTAAGAATAATGAAAAGTGCCTCAACAATCCTGTGTTGTATTGTTGTGTATAGGCGATAGGACCATGTCAGTCAAGACAGTACGAGTTACGATACGATTATCGACGGTCATATTACGACTAGTTTTACCCTGTAAACAACGATACTATCACAGATTACACTTTTGTTGTGGCTCTATTGCTTTGTTTCAAATAGGatataaatattacattttaaacaaattaactCTGATATGGATATTGACTGAACGAAATTGTAACCCGTTACGTATGACTTGCAGGCTAACGCGTCTCCCTCACCCTTGATGAAGGTATCGAGTCCGGTGCAGCAGAGCACTCCGAAGGGCATGAACGGCACCAAGAACGGCGTCGCCGAggcgcgcgcgggcggcggcggcggcgcgggcgccgtgGAGGTGCagcgctcgccgccgccgcagccgcAGCAGCCCGAGCACGTTACCATCAAGAAGAAGCCCAAGTGCAAGTGCTGCGTCGTGCAGTAACGCCCGCCCGACCTCGCCCCACACCACACCGGTAATACGCTAAGCTTTTGTAACTTCATGCCGTCATTCATCCCGATTTTGGTGTTTACTCGGTGCTATTTCATTTTTACACAACTCGATGTTAACCTTGTTCGCGAAgggtttcaatatttttaatgaaattaggttaattttatcatcactTTCGGTTTTCCGaatgtcaaattttatttgTGATATTGCTATTGCAGTACGAGTTTTAATCACTTTTATGTCAGTCCAatgctgttaatttttttaatactagaACCCGTTTCGATTGCATTTTTAATTGTCaaatgtttttatcaaaataaggtacaaagtaaagtatttatttaatttagcaaGTCTCActgtaaaataagttttaaaagtgACTGAgcgtaaaaaaaagtttcatcaGTTCTTGTATGAAACGTATAGTATGAAACGCTCTGATATGTGTACACTCGGACAAGATCGTC harbors:
- the LOC141433436 gene encoding uncharacterized protein, whose product is MLSYMVPVEEKPPPVPGKGRLALEFAPASPESAARRALKAAISKDSSTSSFASDLTVSSSTPTGAHEKPKHKLLSNGTKHTSLKRVSFGSSKGSMVETLIYESPLQEEPESSPPPKPQETSFPYTPVEEDSERAKVRVSFYQGARPQCLSPPPAPDSHALYAELLSAATTVDMAEHAEYNRQISTESGWDNPFRPDGDLSREADEIVSLIKGGKPITPTPTATPQLAVCEEDEKDHANNVSANASPSPLMKVSSPVQQSTPKGMNGTKNGVAEARAGGGGGAGAVEVQRSPPPQPQQPEHVTIKKKPKCKCCVVQ